A region from the Desulfitobacterium dehalogenans ATCC 51507 genome encodes:
- a CDS encoding nucleotidyltransferase domain-containing protein, with translation MADFDTREQLNAIIFKYAANLKKHLDLHSVYLFGSYANGKNRQDSDIDVAVVAEGFSGDIIEDTHMLMKLRRNIDNRIEPHPFSLHEFTENNPFVREIINNGIKVI, from the coding sequence ATGGCTGATTTCGATACTAGAGAGCAACTAAATGCAATTATTTTCAAGTATGCAGCCAACCTCAAAAAACATTTGGATTTGCATAGCGTCTATCTTTTTGGTTCTTATGCAAATGGCAAAAATCGGCAAGATAGTGACATTGATGTCGCTGTAGTTGCTGAAGGCTTTTCAGGTGATATTATTGAGGATACACATATGTTAATGAAGTTAAGACGAAACATCGACAATAGAATAGAACCTCACCCCTTTTCCCTACACGAATTTACTGAGAATAATCCGTTTGTAAGAGAAATTATAAATAACGGAATAAAAGTTATTTAG
- the cooS gene encoding anaerobic carbon-monoxide dehydrogenase catalytic subunit, producing the protein MNLRFSIDEAVQQLLPVAEKEKIQTVWDRHKDQQPQCGFGKMGVCCRICWKGPCRVDPFGNGAQRGICGADAHTIVARNLIRGIAAGAASHSDHGRHIALTMQEVGKGNAPAYKIKDEEKLKRIAQRLGIDCEGKSIRELTKEVAEVSLEDYSRQDSKVPCRWAELTMTEERAAKLKQWDVMPHNIDATVAEIMSRTHVGCDADPVNILLGGVKGAVADYTGMYISTELSDALFGTPTPTVTEANLGVIREDAINIAVHGHNPLLSEMVCDAAAMMNDLAKQAGAPGGFNVVGVCCTGNEVMVRHGVPLATNYLSQEMPILTGALEAMVVDVQCIMPSLGAIAQCFHTQLITTMPTTKIPGATHIQFETETAIESAKKILELAVEAYQRRDPKRVNIPQVKEKAIVGFSAEAVVGALSQLDAHDPLKPLLDNIVNGNIQGICLFAGCNSTNTLQDRNFVELAKRLAADNVLLLATGCGAGALAKHGLMTQEATMEYAGDGLKAVLTAIGQANGLNGPLPLVLHMGSCVDNTRAVSVAVAIAQKLGVDLDRLPLVASAPEAMSEKAVAIGTWAVALGLPTHLGTVPQVLGSQVVTEVLTEKIKDITGGYFIVETDPEEAAKKLFAVIQEKRAGLNL; encoded by the coding sequence ATGAATTTAAGATTTTCCATCGACGAAGCAGTACAGCAACTGCTGCCTGTGGCCGAAAAAGAGAAGATCCAAACCGTTTGGGATCGCCATAAAGATCAGCAACCTCAATGCGGTTTTGGCAAAATGGGTGTTTGCTGCCGCATTTGCTGGAAAGGTCCCTGCCGGGTCGATCCCTTTGGCAATGGAGCCCAACGAGGAATTTGCGGCGCAGATGCTCATACCATCGTGGCCCGCAATTTGATCCGCGGCATTGCTGCCGGAGCAGCCTCTCACTCCGACCACGGCCGCCATATTGCCCTGACCATGCAGGAGGTCGGAAAAGGAAATGCCCCCGCCTATAAGATTAAGGATGAAGAAAAGTTGAAAAGAATCGCCCAAAGGCTGGGGATCGATTGCGAAGGAAAAAGCATTCGTGAATTGACCAAAGAAGTGGCTGAAGTGTCCCTGGAGGATTACTCCCGTCAGGATTCTAAAGTTCCGTGCCGCTGGGCAGAATTGACTATGACTGAAGAGCGGGCGGCCAAATTAAAACAATGGGATGTCATGCCTCACAATATCGATGCTACCGTTGCTGAGATTATGAGCCGGACTCATGTGGGCTGTGATGCCGATCCGGTGAATATTCTTCTGGGAGGAGTAAAAGGAGCGGTAGCCGATTATACGGGAATGTATATTTCGACCGAGCTTTCCGATGCTCTCTTCGGAACCCCTACACCCACAGTAACCGAGGCCAACCTGGGCGTCATTAGGGAAGATGCCATTAATATTGCCGTCCATGGGCATAATCCCCTGCTCAGTGAGATGGTGTGCGATGCAGCGGCTATGATGAATGACTTGGCTAAGCAAGCCGGAGCACCAGGTGGATTTAATGTCGTTGGCGTATGCTGTACCGGGAATGAAGTGATGGTACGTCATGGTGTGCCCCTGGCGACCAACTATCTTTCCCAGGAGATGCCTATTCTAACAGGCGCTTTGGAAGCCATGGTGGTGGATGTTCAGTGTATTATGCCTTCCCTGGGAGCGATTGCCCAGTGTTTCCATACTCAGCTCATCACCACTATGCCTACCACAAAAATCCCGGGTGCTACCCATATTCAGTTCGAGACGGAGACGGCCATAGAGTCCGCTAAAAAAATCCTGGAGCTGGCTGTGGAAGCTTACCAGCGTCGGGATCCCAAGCGGGTGAATATCCCTCAGGTTAAAGAAAAGGCGATCGTCGGTTTCAGCGCCGAAGCGGTGGTCGGAGCCCTGAGTCAGCTTGATGCTCACGATCCTCTTAAACCTTTATTGGACAATATTGTGAATGGAAATATTCAAGGGATCTGTCTATTTGCCGGCTGCAACAGCACCAACACCCTACAGGATCGAAACTTTGTTGAGCTGGCCAAACGGTTGGCAGCCGATAATGTTCTTCTTTTAGCAACAGGCTGTGGAGCCGGTGCTTTGGCTAAGCATGGACTGATGACCCAGGAAGCAACCATGGAATATGCGGGGGATGGATTGAAAGCTGTCCTGACAGCCATCGGCCAGGCCAATGGTTTGAATGGGCCTCTGCCTCTCGTTCTCCACATGGGATCATGCGTAGACAATACCCGTGCCGTTTCCGTAGCTGTCGCCATAGCGCAAAAGCTGGGGGTTGATCTGGATCGCTTGCCACTGGTGGCCTCCGCTCCTGAAGCGATGTCGGAAAAAGCGGTAGCCATCGGCACCTGGGCCGTAGCCTTAGGCCTGCCCACTCATCTGGGAACTGTTCCTCAAGTCCTGGGGTCCCAGGTGGTCACAGAAGTATTGACAGAGAAGATCAAGGATATTACGGGGGGCTATTTTATCGTTGAGACTGATCCCGAAGAGGCGGCCAAGAAATTATTCGCCGTGATTCAGGAGAAGCGGGCCGGATTAAATCTATAG
- a CDS encoding alpha/beta fold hydrolase — protein sequence MPYIKVQGKDIFYRQNDKAISHRPTILCVHGAGGTGEKWANQLSGIKDYHLIALDLPGHGLSEGEAINSIQSYKEYIWEFAQAIELKSFVITGHSMGGAIAMQFALDYPDWLKGLIIVDSGGRLRVNPVMLESLSRGEHLLESVQFSYSPKAAAKILEDAVEEMRAVSTQVLWADFQACNNFNVIESVQRINLPTLVICGQEDRMTPVKYSEYLAQQIPQALLALIPDAGHMSMIEQPEAVNKAIMEFMHTL from the coding sequence ATGCCTTACATTAAAGTTCAAGGGAAAGATATTTTTTACCGGCAAAACGATAAAGCTATTTCCCACAGACCGACCATCTTATGTGTGCATGGTGCCGGCGGAACTGGAGAGAAGTGGGCAAATCAACTATCCGGTATCAAGGATTATCATCTTATTGCTCTCGACCTTCCTGGCCATGGACTTTCGGAAGGAGAAGCGATTAATTCCATACAGAGTTATAAGGAATATATCTGGGAATTTGCCCAAGCCATAGAGTTAAAATCTTTTGTCATCACGGGGCATTCCATGGGTGGCGCGATTGCCATGCAGTTTGCTTTAGACTATCCGGATTGGTTAAAAGGCCTGATCATTGTTGACAGCGGCGGAAGATTGAGGGTGAACCCTGTGATGCTGGAAAGCTTGTCACGGGGAGAACATCTGCTGGAGAGTGTTCAATTCAGCTATTCTCCTAAGGCTGCTGCAAAGATTCTGGAAGATGCTGTTGAAGAAATGAGAGCTGTATCAACTCAGGTTTTATGGGCAGATTTTCAAGCCTGCAATAACTTTAATGTAATAGAGAGTGTTCAGCGGATTAATCTGCCTACTTTGGTTATTTGCGGACAGGAGGATAGAATGACGCCGGTTAAGTATTCTGAATATCTTGCTCAGCAAATACCTCAGGCATTACTTGCGCTCATTCCAGATGCCGGTCATATGTCCATGATTGAACAGCCGGAAGCTGTCAATAAGGCTATCATGGAATTCATGCACACTCTATAG
- the rnc gene encoding ribonuclease III, which yields MEKKHQGTAKTTKHNLHGNKRHKYHADTVKRIPTGIGLAKRLELDDPPNRLFTTALTHPSYLFENPQSGLENNQRLEFLGDAILDFVVAEYLYLSYPERPEGELTKMRAAVVNESTLARTAKKIRLGEELLLGKGEQVSGGRERPSILADAWEAIVGAVYLQYGFQEARRVVLTLLKEEIAEVAQGNYGDYKTMLQEKAQREEMEVTYRILAEEGPDHNKRFTAGVFLQGNLRGKGIGRTKKEAEQRAAQQVLDELGGEKHG from the coding sequence GTGGAAAAGAAACATCAGGGTACAGCAAAAACAACGAAGCATAATCTTCATGGGAATAAACGCCATAAGTATCATGCGGATACCGTGAAACGGATTCCTACAGGAATTGGCTTAGCGAAACGATTGGAGTTGGACGATCCCCCCAATCGCTTGTTCACTACTGCTTTGACCCACCCTTCGTACTTGTTTGAAAATCCACAATCCGGTCTGGAAAACAATCAAAGACTGGAGTTTCTGGGTGATGCCATCTTGGATTTTGTGGTAGCGGAATATCTTTACTTGAGTTATCCGGAGCGACCTGAAGGAGAATTGACGAAGATGCGGGCTGCGGTGGTGAATGAGAGCACCTTGGCCCGCACCGCTAAGAAGATTCGGCTGGGGGAAGAATTGCTCCTGGGTAAAGGAGAACAAGTCTCAGGTGGCAGGGAGAGGCCTTCCATCCTAGCGGATGCCTGGGAGGCCATAGTTGGAGCTGTTTATCTGCAGTATGGCTTCCAAGAGGCCAGGCGGGTGGTTCTGACCTTGCTGAAGGAGGAAATCGCTGAGGTGGCCCAAGGGAACTACGGCGATTACAAGACCATGCTTCAGGAGAAAGCGCAGCGGGAAGAGATGGAAGTGACCTATCGAATCCTTGCCGAAGAAGGTCCGGATCACAATAAGCGTTTTACAGCCGGGGTATTCCTTCAGGGGAATCTACGGGGTAAAGGGATCGGTCGGACTAAAAAGGAAGCGGAACAACGGGCAGCCCAGCAAGTCTTAGATGAGCTAGGGGGGGAGAAACATGGCTAA
- a CDS encoding 4Fe-4S dicluster domain-containing protein: MSNGKNRFIHADLSRCLACKSCELACGLAHAGCEIEMKLKPRMRVLQQGTTVVIAQCRQCEDAPCVKVCPNGSLYQEEGIVKLNRETCIGCKLCAKACPFDSITMTTEVVERSDGRKNNRTKALKCDLCFSRNKEIKAEGCACIQACPTKALSLSL; this comes from the coding sequence ATGTCTAATGGAAAGAACCGTTTCATCCATGCTGATCTTAGCCGTTGTTTAGCCTGCAAAAGCTGTGAACTGGCTTGTGGCCTGGCCCATGCAGGATGTGAGATCGAAATGAAGCTTAAGCCGCGCATGCGTGTCCTCCAGCAAGGAACCACAGTGGTGATCGCTCAATGCCGTCAGTGTGAGGATGCTCCTTGTGTTAAGGTTTGCCCGAACGGCTCACTGTATCAGGAAGAGGGGATCGTCAAGCTTAATCGGGAAACTTGTATTGGTTGCAAGCTTTGTGCCAAGGCCTGCCCCTTCGATTCAATCACCATGACGACGGAAGTGGTCGAAAGATCGGATGGAAGAAAGAACAACCGGACCAAAGCCCTCAAATGTGACCTGTGTTTTAGCCGGAATAAAGAAATTAAAGCAGAAGGCTGTGCTTGCATTCAGGCCTGCCCGACAAAAGCCCTTTCGCTCAGCTTATAA
- a CDS encoding HEPN domain-containing protein, translated as MQAEDIINYWRDSSDKDYLTMMNLFKSKDYHWSLFLGHLVIEKLLKALFVKNVAEENVPRTHNLLLLANKAGLSTDNTREDLLDLITTFNISTRYPDYQQTFYKKCTDTYTEERITEIKELRLWLISILESN; from the coding sequence ATGCAGGCGGAAGATATTATTAACTATTGGAGAGATTCATCAGATAAAGACTATCTTACAATGATGAATTTGTTCAAAAGTAAAGATTATCACTGGAGTCTATTCCTTGGACATTTAGTTATAGAAAAACTTCTCAAAGCGTTATTCGTTAAAAATGTTGCTGAAGAAAACGTGCCACGAACTCATAATTTGCTTTTACTAGCAAACAAAGCAGGGCTATCTACAGATAATACAAGGGAAGATTTACTTGACCTTATAACAACTTTTAACATAAGTACCAGATATCCTGATTACCAACAAACTTTCTATAAGAAGTGCACAGATACATACACCGAGGAAAGGATAACAGAGATTAAGGAGCTGAGATTATGGCTGATTTCGATACTAGAGAGCAACTAA
- a CDS encoding AAA family ATPase: MKIAVTGKGGVGKTTLSGTLARLLASDGYRVLAVDADPDANLASSLGIPEENYRGITPFAKMKALAEERTGADGGYGTFFILNPKVDDLPEQFCVEHEGVKLLLMGTVEQGGSGCVCPEHTLIKRLMQHLLVQRDEVVIMDMEAGIEHLGRGTAGAVDALIVVVEPGRRSVQTAHQIQELAHDLGIERVFVVASKVRSAKDLEFVQEALSDFPLLGHVTFSREIMDADLDGKALFDLGGEPVEEIKRIKENLVQLISKL, from the coding sequence ATGAAAATAGCGGTAACAGGCAAAGGCGGTGTCGGAAAGACAACCCTTTCCGGAACATTGGCTCGCCTATTGGCATCTGATGGTTACCGGGTATTGGCGGTGGATGCAGATCCTGATGCTAATCTGGCTTCCTCTCTGGGTATTCCTGAGGAAAACTACCGGGGAATTACTCCCTTCGCCAAGATGAAGGCACTGGCTGAGGAGAGGACGGGGGCAGACGGTGGTTATGGCACCTTTTTCATCCTCAACCCTAAGGTAGATGATTTGCCGGAGCAGTTTTGTGTTGAGCATGAAGGTGTTAAGCTGCTCTTGATGGGTACGGTGGAGCAGGGCGGATCAGGATGCGTTTGCCCGGAACACACCCTCATCAAGCGGCTGATGCAGCACCTTTTAGTGCAGAGAGACGAAGTGGTCATCATGGACATGGAAGCCGGCATTGAGCATTTGGGCCGGGGAACGGCAGGTGCGGTGGATGCCTTGATCGTGGTGGTCGAGCCGGGGCGGCGAAGTGTTCAGACGGCACATCAAATTCAGGAACTGGCCCATGATCTGGGAATCGAAAGGGTTTTTGTGGTGGCCAGCAAAGTGAGAAGCGCTAAGGATTTGGAGTTTGTACAAGAAGCTCTGAGTGATTTTCCTCTGCTGGGCCATGTCACTTTCAGCCGAGAGATTATGGATGCCGACCTGGATGGCAAAGCCCTCTTTGATCTGGGCGGAGAGCCGGTCGAGGAGATCAAAAGAATAAAAGAGAACTTGGTTCAATTGATAAGTAAGCTATAA
- a CDS encoding Crp/Fnr family transcriptional regulator, with protein MPARMKLTDIDLIKALRSPEYSDLLSIFQERAFQKKQIISFPNHEEDLVMLVENGRVRVFLSYEDKEFTLSILEKGDIFSMHTRAFTQALDNDTVLLVAETKKFGEMITRYPQFSLIMIKVLGDLLKNSITIINGLVFQEAHTRLAEFLMNAAKDKGCQVDEGIQLELGLNVEDISTILGTSRQTVSFLLNDFYRSGILLKVNRRTLIIKDMDMLKKMLDKE; from the coding sequence ATGCCTGCCAGAATGAAATTGACAGATATTGATTTGATAAAGGCTTTGAGGTCACCGGAATACAGTGATTTATTATCCATATTTCAAGAGCGGGCTTTCCAAAAGAAGCAGATCATATCTTTTCCTAATCATGAAGAGGATTTAGTCATGCTCGTTGAAAACGGGCGGGTACGGGTTTTTTTATCTTATGAAGATAAGGAGTTTACCCTATCTATTTTAGAAAAAGGGGATATCTTCTCCATGCATACTAGAGCCTTTACCCAGGCTTTGGATAATGACACCGTACTGTTGGTGGCTGAGACTAAAAAGTTTGGTGAGATGATCACCCGCTATCCACAATTTTCTCTGATTATGATTAAAGTATTGGGAGACCTTTTGAAAAACTCAATCACCATTATTAATGGGCTGGTTTTTCAGGAAGCGCACACTCGATTAGCTGAATTTTTAATGAATGCAGCAAAAGATAAGGGGTGTCAAGTGGATGAGGGAATTCAGCTGGAGTTGGGGTTAAATGTGGAGGATATATCAACTATATTGGGAACAAGCCGCCAGACCGTATCCTTTCTGCTCAACGATTTTTACAGGAGCGGCATATTGCTGAAAGTGAATAGGCGAACCCTTATTATTAAAGACATGGACATGTTAAAGAAGATGCTCGATAAAGAATGA
- the smc gene encoding chromosome segregation protein SMC: MAKADTLPVFLKSITIQGFKSFADRVKLELGHGLSVVVGPNGSGKSNVADAIRWVLGEQSAKNLRGSKMEDIIFSGSSARRPVGMAEVSLFFDNSTGIFPLEYQEVIITRRVYRDGEGQYFINRSPCRLKDIHELFMDTGAGKEGFSIIGQGRVEELLNQRSEDRRTLIEEASGITKYRMRKREALKRLDETERNLERIRDILAEIEGQLGPLEEQAAIAKEAVELTTEQKALEIEVVAFDLKEVRNKLASAVQETEELQLAIAAAVADLGQKESEILSNKVKLNLLDEHIQKQQETTYQLDQAVNEIIQELRLRQEREGYLGEQINRVTTELSTYDEKVRQSAEQLRALEDRKSLLHKTLDQANQKLAEDEQCLAEAKARNGLEEIETLRGNLSHLQSKLAESTTGLSRITHQLDTLNSTHQQLIKEKGDKETGLLSYEQQEDHVREQIEAQEGIQKDIRLKAERTHQEITQLREQSKTEQKELQELHRELEKKSARYHALKNLEDSLEGYQRGVRELMLAKKKNIPACGDLCGTLADLLQVEERYEVAIEVALGAGIQNIVTETERGAKEAVHYLKSRNLGRATFLPLDVIQGGKTNVAKEAAKDPGFIGVAVDLIAFQEKYRKAFESQLGRTLIVTDMEAATRVARASGYRARIVTLEGEQVHPGGSLTGGSLQRKGSNILGRSREIEELRKECEERGTRQRELEVKAGTLSAQIRKGEESLKGLMGEEQELKSAMAVLRTQEANLREQMQRIRDEITALTIRMAGIEQERNDLQSHKTLGEGEQSKLAASIKEAQGALVLQEEKNQKAGQEMELLQERLTQTKVQAAKWEQELKQAAERLEQDQALLAENRHLLERKRKDLKDLEEGKARLAFEQEDWEGRRREAGEQLQQAQEVLIALRKEREVLSKELMDQEGLAQKKRQEQQALEQKLHNLELKTARWDAEWETGSKRLLEEFALTWDEAQSYQSERNRAELASRVQEIKLRMELLGPVNQAAIEEYPKLQERYDFLSVQGQDLEEANESLHQLIAELDKTMSERFEEGFIAVNEAFKVVFKELFNGGYAELRLVDPANLLDTGVEIIAQPPGKKPQLLSLLSGGERALTAIGLLFALLKVKPSPFCILDEIEASLDDANVSRFAQYIHRLADSTQFLVISHRKGTMEAADVLYGITMEESGVSKLLSVQLEGQDKDTRTA, from the coding sequence ATGGCTAAGGCCGATACTCTCCCTGTTTTCTTGAAATCCATTACAATCCAAGGGTTTAAGTCCTTTGCGGACCGAGTGAAGCTGGAATTGGGGCATGGCCTGAGTGTGGTGGTCGGTCCTAATGGGAGCGGGAAAAGCAATGTAGCCGATGCCATTCGCTGGGTATTGGGGGAACAGAGTGCCAAGAACCTCCGGGGCAGCAAGATGGAGGATATCATTTTTTCCGGAAGCAGTGCCAGGCGCCCCGTGGGGATGGCGGAAGTCTCTCTGTTTTTTGATAACTCCACAGGGATCTTTCCTCTGGAATATCAGGAAGTGATCATCACCCGCCGAGTCTATCGGGATGGCGAAGGGCAGTATTTTATCAATCGCTCCCCCTGCCGGCTTAAGGACATACATGAGCTTTTTATGGATACCGGTGCGGGAAAAGAAGGCTTTTCCATTATTGGTCAAGGCCGGGTAGAGGAGCTTCTCAATCAGCGCTCCGAAGATCGGCGGACTTTGATCGAAGAGGCTTCAGGAATAACCAAATACCGCATGCGCAAACGGGAAGCACTTAAACGTTTGGATGAAACGGAACGCAATTTAGAACGGATCAGGGATATCCTGGCAGAAATCGAAGGGCAACTAGGACCTTTGGAAGAGCAAGCCGCCATTGCCAAAGAAGCTGTAGAATTAACCACAGAACAAAAGGCTTTGGAGATTGAGGTGGTGGCCTTTGATCTGAAAGAAGTTCGGAATAAGCTTGCCTCAGCGGTACAGGAAACGGAAGAGCTTCAATTGGCTATCGCTGCGGCAGTAGCGGATTTAGGCCAAAAGGAAAGTGAGATTCTCAGCAATAAAGTGAAGCTTAATCTTCTCGATGAGCACATCCAGAAGCAGCAGGAGACCACCTACCAATTGGATCAAGCGGTCAATGAAATCATCCAGGAACTGCGGCTCCGCCAGGAGAGGGAAGGTTATCTCGGTGAGCAAATAAACCGTGTCACCACGGAACTATCCACTTACGATGAGAAGGTTCGCCAGAGTGCAGAGCAACTCAGAGCCTTGGAGGATAGAAAATCTCTCTTACATAAGACCTTGGACCAGGCCAATCAAAAGTTAGCCGAGGATGAACAATGCTTAGCTGAGGCTAAAGCAAGAAATGGCTTAGAGGAAATCGAAACCCTCAGAGGTAATCTCTCCCATCTGCAAAGCAAGCTTGCCGAGTCCACCACAGGATTAAGCCGCATTACCCATCAGTTGGATACCTTGAACTCAACCCATCAGCAGTTGATTAAAGAAAAAGGGGATAAAGAAACCGGTCTGCTTTCCTATGAGCAACAGGAAGACCATGTCCGGGAGCAGATCGAAGCTCAGGAAGGGATACAGAAAGATATCCGGCTCAAGGCAGAGAGGACGCATCAGGAGATAACCCAGCTCCGTGAACAAAGCAAAACAGAGCAGAAGGAGCTCCAGGAGCTTCATCGGGAGTTGGAGAAAAAATCAGCCCGCTATCATGCCCTTAAGAATCTTGAAGACTCTTTGGAAGGCTATCAGCGGGGTGTCCGGGAGCTGATGCTGGCGAAGAAAAAGAATATTCCTGCCTGCGGAGACCTCTGTGGAACCCTGGCTGATCTCCTTCAGGTTGAAGAGCGTTATGAGGTAGCCATAGAGGTTGCACTGGGGGCAGGCATTCAAAATATCGTGACCGAAACGGAACGAGGCGCCAAGGAAGCCGTTCATTATCTGAAAAGCCGCAATCTGGGTCGAGCCACCTTTTTACCCCTGGATGTGATTCAAGGGGGGAAAACCAATGTAGCCAAAGAGGCCGCTAAGGACCCTGGCTTCATCGGTGTGGCGGTGGATCTCATCGCCTTTCAGGAAAAATACCGCAAGGCTTTCGAATCCCAATTGGGGAGAACCCTCATCGTTACAGATATGGAGGCAGCTACCCGGGTAGCGCGAGCTTCGGGCTATCGGGCCCGCATCGTGACTCTGGAGGGGGAACAGGTTCACCCAGGCGGGTCCCTGACCGGGGGGAGCTTGCAAAGGAAGGGCTCCAACATCTTAGGGCGTTCCCGGGAAATAGAAGAGCTCCGGAAAGAGTGCGAAGAGAGAGGTACCCGGCAGAGAGAACTTGAAGTCAAGGCGGGGACTCTCAGCGCCCAGATCCGGAAAGGTGAGGAAAGCCTTAAAGGCCTTATGGGTGAAGAGCAGGAGCTTAAATCCGCTATGGCGGTGCTGAGAACTCAAGAGGCTAATCTTCGGGAGCAGATGCAAAGGATTCGCGATGAAATAACCGCCCTAACCATCCGTATGGCAGGGATAGAGCAGGAACGGAATGACCTGCAAAGTCATAAAACCCTTGGGGAAGGGGAGCAAAGCAAGCTTGCGGCAAGCATCAAAGAAGCTCAAGGGGCCTTGGTTTTACAAGAAGAGAAGAATCAAAAAGCCGGCCAGGAGATGGAACTCCTGCAAGAAAGACTGACCCAAACCAAAGTACAGGCAGCCAAGTGGGAGCAGGAGCTGAAACAGGCAGCGGAGCGCTTGGAGCAGGATCAGGCCCTTTTGGCGGAGAATCGGCATCTTTTGGAGCGCAAGCGCAAGGATCTAAAGGATTTGGAAGAGGGCAAAGCCCGTCTGGCCTTCGAACAAGAAGACTGGGAGGGCCGCCGCAGGGAAGCGGGAGAGCAGCTACAGCAAGCCCAGGAAGTTCTCATCGCTTTGCGCAAAGAGCGGGAAGTTCTGTCCAAGGAGCTGATGGATCAGGAAGGCCTCGCCCAAAAGAAAAGACAGGAGCAGCAAGCTCTGGAACAAAAGCTGCATAACCTGGAGCTGAAGACCGCTCGCTGGGATGCCGAATGGGAAACAGGGTCCAAGCGTTTGCTGGAAGAATTCGCTCTGACCTGGGATGAGGCTCAGTCTTACCAAAGCGAAAGAAACCGTGCCGAGCTGGCGTCCAGAGTCCAGGAGATCAAACTAAGGATGGAACTGCTGGGCCCTGTGAACCAGGCGGCCATTGAAGAATATCCTAAGCTCCAGGAGCGCTACGATTTTCTATCGGTGCAAGGGCAGGATCTTGAAGAGGCCAATGAGTCCCTCCATCAACTCATTGCCGAACTGGATAAGACCATGTCGGAACGCTTTGAAGAAGGATTTATAGCCGTGAACGAAGCCTTTAAAGTGGTCTTCAAGGAGCTGTTCAACGGGGGCTATGCGGAACTTCGTTTAGTGGACCCGGCCAATCTCCTGGATACGGGGGTAGAAATCATCGCCCAGCCCCCGGGGAAAAAGCCCCAGCTTCTTTCCCTTCTCTCCGGTGGAGAGCGTGCTCTGACAGCCATTGGTCTGCTCTTCGCCTTGCTTAAGGTGAAGCCCAGCCCTTTCTGTATCCTTGATGAAATCGAGGCTTCTCTGGATGATGCCAATGTCAGCCGCTTTGCTCAATACATCCACCGCTTGGCGGACTCCACCCAGTTCCTGGTGATCTCTCACCGTAAAGGAACCATGGAAGCAGCTGATGTTCTCTATGGCATCACCATGGAGGAATCCGGTGTATCTAAGCTGCTGTCCGTTCAGCTGGAAGGCCAGGACAAGGATACGCGGACCGCTTGA